The genomic window gagagagagagatgaaagaaccACCAGAACAATCCTGAATCAGCAGAAATACAGGCTCTTATTCAACTGCAGATAGTGGCTTTTCAGAAGTGTGTTTGATTTACACACCAGCGTATCCTGGATTGAGGGAGATGACACTTGATATAGAAACTGCCATGGTGTTACACATTCAGTTCTGACAGCAAACCTGACTGAGAAGTCATCCAGTGTACTCAACCAAACTGACACTTCATTTCTATGTCTGCTATTGTACAAATGTTAATGTGCTTTAAGGAACGCCACTCACTGTCTGCAGTCGACTGAATCCCAGCCACTGTCTACAGAGATAACAAAGGTAAGAGTGATGCCAACACACAGAGAttgagagatcgagagagagagtgagattgagaaagggagaaagagagagaggtaaaagAACAGCACCAGAACAACTGATAATGTCTTACCTGGATATTGTTCTCTGTTGTTCTCTAGTCACCTAACTGCTGATGGTCCTTATTGTGCCATCTATATGTTTTTAAAGATctcatgcaccccccccccccccaccctttagGTGGTATGTAGGACTactaacagttgacagtgcatgtcagagtaaaaatcaagccataaggtcgaagaaattgtccgaagagctctgagacaggattgcaCAGATCTAGGGACCTGTCCGCCTACCCAACAAATTATGCTGCATTGAAAGTCcacaagaacaaagtggcctccatcatttttaaatggaagaattgAGTAAACAGTTAGGTGAGAGAGAGGACATTGCTAAGGGTGGACATGGTAAATAGTACTGCATAGAATCTGTAATTCATCAGTAATACCATTGATCACTATCTATAGGAAGACAACAGGTGCCACACAGCCTACTGCTTCAGTAGGAGTGATATTATAAGGACCACTCCTACAGTGACAAtgtttgagtcccaaatggcagcctattccctatataatgcacaactggtcaaaagtagttcactataaagtgaatagggtgtaatttgggacaaaCCCTTTACACACTACAGTTGTACCGCTCACTCTGTGGCGCCACATACAAACACTGTCTCTGGCTTCAATAGAAGCTTCTTCCAATGCTGTGGAGAGTGCTGAAATCCATCAGTAAAGCTGATGGTGGAACAGGTCCCCAGGTGGTCGTCAGCTGATCTGTAACTATGGTGGAACAGGTCCCCAGGTGGTCGTCAGCTGATCTGTAACTATGGTGGAACAGGTCCCCAGGTGGTCATCAGCTGATCTATAACTGTGGTGGAACAGGTCCCCAGGTGGTCATCAGCTGATCTGTAACTGTGGTTGAACAGGTCCCCAGGTGGTCATCAGCTGATCTGTAACTGTGGTTGAACAGGTCCCCAGGTGGTCGTCAGCTGACACATCACTGTCCCACACCTCCAGCTTCAGGTTGTCATTGACCTCCACATCATTGCAGATGAACTTGTTACTCCAGGCCGGGTCAGAATTGTTGTTAATGATTTCAGAAACAAAACAGGTGTTGTGAAATTATAGAAAactttaaaataaatatcagTCTGTAAATATGCCCATGTAGTTTCACTAACATGTCATGATCCAAAAGCAAATGAGTCATCATTAACAAAAACAAAAGATGATTAGCAAATAAAATCTGTTTTTTTCTGGTTAAcactgtacatttttttattctctaGAAAGTAATGATATAAATAGCCAATGGAGATACATGGACACTGAAAGGACAATAATAAATAGGAAATACAGCATTTAAGTCAATAATTGTCAACATTTGTTCAACGGAtgtgtgtgtgctatttctagggggtttagggttaaggttagaattagggttagggttaggagatagggttagggttaagggttaaggaaaataggattttgaatgggactgattgtatgtccccacaaggttagctgcacaagtctgtctgtgtgtgtgtctgtgtgggtgagagggtgagagggtgtGTATATGTGGGTtcagtgaattcggaaagtattcagacccctttactttttccacattttgttacgttacaaccttattctaaaacgtataacaatatttttttatcctcatcaatccacacaatacacaataatgacaaagctaattttttttgcaaatttcagcaaatttattacaaattaaaaactgaaatatcacatttacataagtattcagaccctttattcagtactttgttgaagcacctttggcagagattacagcatcGAGCCTTCTCGGGTATggtgctacaagtttggcacacctgtattttcagagtttctccctttcttctctgcagatcctctcaggctctgtcaggttggatggggagcgttgctgcatggctattttcaggtctctccagagatgttcgatcaggttcaagttcgggctctggctgggccactcaaggacattcggaagccactcctgcgttgtcttggctgtgtgcttagggtatttgtccagttggaaggtgaacctctggagcagattttcaacAAGCATCTCTTTGTACTttcctctgttcatctttccctcgatcctgactagtctccctgtccctgctgctgaaaaacatccccacagcatgatgctgccaccatcatgtttCACCTTAGGGAtagtgtcaggtttcctccagatgttgcgcttggcattcaggccaaagagtttaatcttggggaccgtcaatgctgcagatttattttgatacccttccccagatctgtgcctcgacacagtcctgtctcggagctctacggacaattccaatttcgagtcccatagcaaagggttgtggctgctttgtgtgatgtattattgtctctaccttcttgcccttcgtgctgttgtctgtgcccaataatgtttgtaccctgttttgtgctgctaccatgttgtgttgctgccatgatgTGATGCaaccgtgttgttgtcatgttgtgttgctaccatgatttgttgtcatgtgtttctgccatgctatgttgttgtcttaggtctctctttatgtagtgttgtgttgtctctcttgtcgtgatgtttGTTTTGTCCTATTTAATAATCCCAGcccatccccacaggaggccttttgccttttggtaggccgatgttgtaaataagaatttaataAATAAGATCTGatttgcctagtcaaataaaggttaaataaaaaataatttaactggtcttaatacttatgtaaataaggaatttctgttTTGCAAATATTTCAAAAAAATCACTATAAAGAGATATCAGATCATTCTCCGGTATAGTGCTTAATTACTCCAGAAAATACATTTATCGACAAAATTTGGAGAATAAACAGTGTATCTTCTAGAACTGAATTTTATTACATACTTaaacaatacttttttttaacctttaccattacaaatagagacagagaggatagaaaaAGCAGCCCCCTGATACAGAGAAAAATAAATCACTGTGTTAGAAAAATACCAGAAAATTATCTTTACAAGGTAAAGAAGAAAATACAATTTTTGAAATTTTACTTCTGAAGAGAGCCAACCATtacaggttaaactcaaataaagcACAGTAGTTAATGGCAACTTAACCTGGTAAATATGTTGCATCTCTCAGAAAACACATACATTCTGAACCAGTTATAATTTTAAATATTAATAATTAGAAACAACAATGCTATTAATGCCAATTTAAAAAGTTACAATGAAAATGTATATAAATCAGACTTTAAAAACAGTGGGACGGATCCTATAGCCTTTTACATTGAACAACTCTGAAGCAACTATCAGAAGACAAAATATGATAACTAAAAACGGAGAACAACCAGTGAAATCTTAGAAATGGTTGCATGTTGTGTTAATAttattgttcagtatatttacaacatttttataaaaatctctcccttctctctctcccttctctctctctctcctctctctctctctctcccttctctctctcttttgcactctctctctctctctctctctctctcactctctttctcccttctctctctcttttctctctctctcaacccttctctctctctcttgcactctctctcgcattctctctcactctctctctcccttctctctctcccttctctctctctcccactctctctcacgctctgtctctctctcttctctttctctctctctcccactctctctgtcatgtttattttttgttcagtatatttaaaacattttgatagaaatctctctcactcactctctctgtctctcactctctctctcaattcaattcaaattgctttattggcatgacgtaacaatgtacatattgccaaagcttacattGGATATtaacaatatgaaaataataagaatcaaaattgtcaacgggacaacagtaacaacaaaataaccattcattgaacaataacaatgaacatacagtagaggacatatgcaggttgattggtctgtcagacactgtccctcatcttatggcaggcagcaatgtagtgcgctgccaacccacagctctctgcgtcctcccccaacaggacgggtagcctactctcatcagagatGTCTTTGAAACCATGAACAAGGGTTTCagatttggggaaatgacactctctaattgttttatattttttacattttgttaggaaatgcagctccgtctcaggttctgctgttgtgcagtggttgcacagcctttcctctacagggagcatgttttcctgtgtctacccttctcaatggcaaggctgtggtcactgagcctgtactttgtcaaggttttccTAAGTTTTGATCAGTTACCATTGCCAAATAGTtagccactgtctctctctctctctcttagttgtCCTTCTTCAATCCTGCCCTTGCTGTGAGCCatgtcctccactctctctctcctagttgtCCCTCTTCCATCCTGCCCTTGCTGTGAGccatgtcctcctctctctctctctctttgtccttggGCCTGCTGCTGAAGTGTGTCCTGGTAAGTCAAGGTGTATAGTCTCAGTGCCAGGAATCTTAAATGTGATTTTATggtcaacacaatcctgtctcagagctttaCTGACAATttcttcgatctcatggcttgatttctgctctgacatgcactgtcaactgtggggcttTATATAGACAGaggtgttcctttccaaatcatgtccaatcaattgaatttacctcaggtggactccaatcaagttggagaaacatctcaaggttgatcaatggaaatagaatgcacttgagctcaatttcgagtctcatagcaaagagtctcaatacttatgtaaatgaggtatttctgttttagatttttaatacatttgctaaaagaGTAAGGATGTAAagaaacaaaatgtagaaaaagtcaaggggtctgaatactttctgagtgcACTGTATATAATGATTAATGGTATTACTGATGAATTACAGATTCTATGCAGTACTATTTACCATGTCCACCCTTAGcattgccctctctctcccttacctaACTGTTTATTCACTGGGCTGGCCTTTTGACATTATCTGGAATACAATTTGTTCAATCAGCATTTCAGATAGTATCAGAATTTGTTGTTACACCTTATAGGCTTCCATACGTCTCGTGGTAATATAGGGTGTGCTCTCATTGGTTGAGCAGTCCTACATACCACCTGTGGGTCAACATACCacctggggggtgggggggtggggggctggGATCTTTATAAACAGCTAGATGGCACAGTAAGGACCATCAGCAGTTGGGTGACTAGAGAAGACAGACATCCAGCTCAAGAATATTCAGGTAAGACATGATCTGTTGTTCTGGTGCTGTTCTTCTGTTcatctcccccccatctctctctctctctctctctctctctctctctctctctctctctctgtgtgggcaTCCATCTTTCCTTTGTTATCTCTGTAGACAGTGACTGGGATTCGACTGCAGTCGTGAGTGGCACTTACTTCCTTAATGCACTTTAAGATTTGTGCATTAACAGATATAGATATGAAATGTCAGTTTGGTCAGTTACACTGGATGACTTCTCAGCCAAGTTTGCTCTCAGAACTGAATGTGTAACACCATGGCAGTTTCTAAATCGAGTGTCATCTCCCTTCATCAGTGTGTAAATAAAACACACTTCTGAATAGCCACAATATGCAATTAAATAAGAGCCTGTATTTATGCAGATTCAGGATTGTTCTGGTGTCTTCcatttatttatctctctctctgactgtctgtctctgtctctgtctctgtctctgtctctctctctctgtcgctgtctgtcgatctctctctctcttcctccactaACTAATCTCCTAACACTAATAATATGTCCTGGTCTTTCAACTGTATTTTTATTCCACCTCTCTGAATACAGTTTGAGATGATACTTTCAAGCACTTATGGACATGTTTAtatcttcccctcctctcccctcccctcctctcctctctctctgacagtgtaccatggcctctctctctctgtccctgggaCTGCTGGTGCTATTCACCCTGGCTCTTGTACACTGTGACCTGTATGACGGCCACGTCAGGGTGTGGGGCCTTAGTGCCTCCAACCTGAAAGGAGACCTCCTCTCCCAGCCAGACCCCTACATCAAGGtgaatttattcatttatttcacctttatttaaccagatcagtcagttaacaaaacattcttattttcaacaacAAACTGGTGGGTGGGGAGATAAAACAGAAGAAGTACAGTAATGttacagacaggacagacatcaTAACACaaaagacagagacacagcactAATCAAACAGTAAACAGTAGACAGTCAGCAGTCATTTGTTGGATATCAAGTAGCCTACAGTGATGTGTGAAcatgaaaatgtcagtgatggGCTTGTTATTTGTTAGGTGAAGAAttagtaaaataaaaatgaacaaacaatcaaatgaatgaatgaatgaatgaattataaAATACATATACTGGTTCATCATTCATGTGAGCCATCTGTACATACATTAACAATAATTTTGTTTTAAAAGcacaataataaaaataaaaagtttaaTAAAGTCTAATGACAACATTATCTTCTTTAGGTGTGGTATGGCACAGTCTTTGGTGGGATGAGCAGCATTCTGAAGAACCAGGCCAACCCCACCTGGCCCAGCGAGTTCAACTTCGTAGACATCATCCACAAGTCTGACGTGAAGCTGGAGGTGAGTTTCCCCCCTTACTATGCAAAGAGCTTTGATCACTGGAAAAGTACTACGTAAATCCCATcaattattattatgatgatgaagatgataatgatgaggaggaagattattatgattatttttactcttattattattaggTGTGGGATAATAACGTCGGACCAGATCACCTCCTGGGAAACTGCAGCACCACCATCCACCCAGGAACACACACTGAGACCTGCCAGCTGAAGAAAGGCACCGTTTACTACACCTACAGCTACGACTACAGTCACTAGAAGGAACAGAATGATGGTTAGATTGTAACCTATGACCTTTATAACCTTGTGTCTGATTGGTTCTCTCACCCTTTCACTCGTGTATTCACTTCCTTAGAGCATCAATTAAAAAAACTCGCTTTACGGCAAGATGGTCTAAGTCTGGCTTCATCATGTTTCTGAATTGTTTTATGATTTCTCAGAAGATGCCTTAGAAGATGGTCCATATAAATATTAAAAGAGATGAATCAATATTTCTACTAGATTTGAAACCATTCGACATTTACCTTTTACAGTGTAACGACGTGGCCCTTTTGGGTTTATATCACGCCCCCCCCCCTTACTCTCTCTTCCATCCCAGGTTTTACAATGGTCATAAATTACTGCTTAAAACTCTCTCTCTTCGCTGCCATGGAGTTTGGAGGGAGAGAACCTGTGGAGAACAAATACATTCTTCTTCCCAAAACTCCTAATCCTCAAAATTggagaattaaacaatatttgtatttttgagaatgtgggaatggtccgtggaaacttaagggacagtcatgtcGAGTTTGTTTTATTTGGTGACCTCAtggaaggacaggaaacacacattacTGTGTCTTTGGTTGTGTACACTTCTTAATTATAGGGTTTGCAACTAAATGTTGTGAATCCTATGTGATCACATAAGAAACTATTTGTGGAAAGATtaaatgtgatgttaaccttctaaatTAGAGTTTGGATTTTCATATcaagtttaactagtcagtggccacgccccaGTGAGCCAGACATTACATCAGGTGTCATGGAACCGCCCTTTTCTACTCCAGAATAAAAGGACTCATGACAAAATATACATTTAGTCAAGATAACGCCAGGACAGGGAGTTCCCACGTTGAAATGGCTGGAACTCTGATATTTTCAAAAGAGAAGAAGTACTACTCAGTGCCAAATAGACCCACGGTAAGCTGGATGTCTCAAATGGTTAAGTTGACCAGAAAAATGAAGCTGTccctacatgttgaaatggttggcaATTCAAAAACTAGAGTCAGAGAATGCCGGGACGGTGTCCTCACATTGAAATGGCTACAACtccataaactaaagaacaattaTTCCGAatgcagctgtttaaatactTTAGTCTGGTAAATGTATCTCTTCTAAGAACAGttccgaatggtactctgaagtatacATTATAACAACTATGACAGACTGTGGCTCCTGTGGTGATAATACAATAATAAGTGACTGTaatcgataagatatgaaaatatctgaagagttaattCGGGAAATAGAGACAATTAAAAAATGTTCCTGtagtgccccgacttcctagttaattaaagttgcATGATAAGTTCAAACGCGTAATaaaattacacatagagaattgatttgataatatacagtcttcacatttaatgatagtcacaaCAGTATACCATTTTTGTGCTTAAACCTGAGTGTAATATACCTTTTGGTTAATCTAAGGTTTGACCCTTCTTTCATAGTCAGCATTTCAGATAAATTCAACATTTCCCCATGGTGATAATTAAGTCCTTATGCTATGTTATCTTAAAGATCCAACCTGGGATGACATGGTGGGAAGCTAAGCTGCAGCATCACCATCAGCATGGGAACCCACAACGTTATACGTACAGTTATTAATGAAACCTCCCCACCCCCCATAACCCCAAACAATTgtcaatatttttacattttggtcaAGAAATGTTTAAGTGATTTAGGTTCTCATGTAATTGGAGCATCACAAAACATACTTAATGCATGTAGAAATGAACTGAATGATAATTCAACATGGTAtattatcaacaacaacaaatatatGACTTCATCACACCAGATGGGGGCGCTGTTGTATAGAGAATTGCTGGCTAGGATTCAtaaagcttctcagagtaggacTGATGAGCTATGTGGTCAGTGTTGCCTTTCAGATCAGGGGAAACCTGTCCCTTATTCCTAAAGTGTCTCAgattaggagtgctgatttaggatcaggttTTCCCAGTCCAGAACAATCTGCTTCAATATGATCTAAAAAGTCCAACTGTTATGAACACGCTTCATGAATACGGGTCTAGATCAGGAACCGTGTCACAAAGCACCTCAGAGTAGAGACTGCTTTCCAACAACAGGTGGTTTCTGTTGACTGTTTCTGTTGACTATCTAATGGAGGTTCTTGAACAGGAAAACATCTGAGAGcagagcattacatttacattgtagtcaAAGCACTCTGAGGTGCTTTGTGGACATGGGCCCTCAGGCCCGTATTCATGAAGCGTGTTCATAAAAGTTTGGCTTTTTAGATCAGGTCTCCCCTGATCTGAAAGGCAACACTTATTCAGAACGACttacagaggaggacagaggagtcgAGGAAAGGACAGACTTTTGCCCAAATGTGAATCTCCCATTGAATAAAATGTATGTCAGTGACCGGGAAACTAATGAGTGGTTGAGAGGTTGAGTAGAGTGTTAATAGTTAGTAGGTAAAGGAGGAGtctgctctcctcctcctttacCTACTTCAGCAGAGGATTCACAAGAGTATCCTTTCAGGTTCAAGGACGGAAGTGTTTTAAAATCCACCTcaccccctttgaatcagctggTGTTTTCTGGAAGGACAAAAGCATGCTACTTCTACTTTTATCAATAAAATGTCTTCCACAACTACTAGATACAAATAAATGTATCATTACACAATTATTTTGGGATTACAATGAGCCAATGAGGATGGTATGATGGTATGTCTCCACACGCCTGGCTGAGCAGTGAGGTCATTCCTCAGGATCTTGCTTAGCaaacttttgaaaaaaaatgGTGTTAGATCAAATACAAAGTTATTTTACAAAGACCTTTCAGCATTCTTGTAGAGATGGGCACTCAACAAGCTcagcactgacacaaattactgatggtTGGATGAAGGAAAGAGAGCGAGTCCGACATTGCtagtaagaagattgtgggagctgttttgttagacctcagtgcagcttttgatgtCTTTGATCAGAATTTATTGCTGAAAAACGTAGGTGTTATTGGTTTGCATCCTCTGCCTTATTATGGAttgagagttacctgtctaatagaacacagagttacctatctaatagaacacagagttacctatctaatagaacccagagttacctatctaatagaacacagagttacctatctaatagaacacagactTACCTAtgtaatagaacacagagttacctatctaatagaacacagagttacctatctaatagaacacagagttacctatctaatagaacacagactTACCTAtgtaatagaacacagagttacctatctaatagaacacagtgttacctatctaatagaacacagagttacctatctaatagaacacagaattacctatctaatagaacacagagttacatatctaatagaacacagagttacctatctaatagaacacagagttacctatctaatagaacccatagttacctatctaatagaacacagggttacctatctaatagaacccAGAGcaacctatctaatagaacacagagttacctatctaatagaacacagagggttttcgTTAATGGAATCTTCTCTCATGCAAATTCCGTTGAGTGTAGTGTACCGTAGGACAGCCGGCTAGGgccattattgttttctgtttttacaaATGACCTTCCAACGACCTTGAATAAAGCAtgtgtgtctatgtacgctgACGACTCAACCGTATAAAagttggctgtcatcaaggcaaagggtggctactttgaagaatctaaaatctatttgtttaactctttttttggttactacatgattccatatgtgttatttcatagttttgatgccttcactattcttccacaatgtagaaaatagtaaagataaagaaaaacccttgaatgagtaggtgtctggCACTGTACATGGAGGGAAAGTGTCAGtaacatgcatgtcagtctctcctggctcaaagttgaggagagattgactgcatcactattggtctttgtgtgatgtattgatgTGTTGAAGGTACTGAACTGTCTGTCcaagcagttggcacacagttTGGACACTCATCGGTACCACACAAGAAATTCAACCAGAGGTCTCTACACAGTGAATACATGAGTGACAGGGTAGGAGAGCCAATCAGACACAAGGTCATAGGCTACAATCTAATCATCTTTCTATTGTTGCTGTTCCTTCTTGTAGCTGTAGGAGTAGTAGACGGTGCCTCTCTTCAGGTGGCAGGTCTCAGTGTGTGTTCCTGGGTGGACAGTGGTGGTGCAGGTTCCCAGACGGTTATCTGGTCCGGCGTCATCGTCCCacatctaataataataataataatatatataataaaacatgtaaatatAAATATTCATAGTAACAATAACAATCAacgtaacaataataataacaataataacaataatacaaaAAGTAAATAATCATAATCATAATAATCCTCCTACTCCTTGTCCTccaccttttcctcctcctcctcctcttcatcattatcatcataatAAGAATTGATGGGATTTACATAGTGATTTTCCAGTGCTAAAAAACGCTTTGCATAGTAAGGTGGGAAACTCACCTCCAGCTTAACGACAGACTTGTGGATGATGTCTAGGAAGTTGAACTCGCCGGGCCAGGTGGGGTTGGCCTGGTTCTACAGAATGCTGGTCATGCCACCGAAGGCTGGGCCACACCACACCTAAGGAAGATAATGTTGTCAGTAGACTTTTTTGTTATTGTGTTTTtaaggcatgtagcctagtggttagaccattgggccaataaccaaaaggttgcaagatcgaatccccgagctgaccaggtaaaaatctgtcgttttgcccctgaacaaggcagttaacccactgttcctaggccttcaatgtaaataagaatttgttcttaactcacttgcctggttaaataatatAATTAAAATGTATTGCTGGCTCACTTGGCTGAGGAACCTCtatatgtatttaaaaatgcattcattcatttgtttgtttttgcaattgtttgtttgtttatttgttcacCTAACAAATAACAAGCCAATCACTGACATTTTCATGCTCACACGTCACTGTAGGCTACTTGATATCCAAACAAATGACTGCTGACTGTCTACTGTTTACTGTTTGATTagtgctgtgtctctgtccttTTGTGTTATGACTGTCCTGTCTGTAACATTACTGTACTTCTTCTGTTTTATCTCCCCACCTGCCTttccctcattgtaaataagaatgtttagTTAACTGACtgatctggttaaataaaggtgaaataaatgaatCAATTCACCTTGACGTAGGGGTCTGGCTGGGAGAGGAGGTCTCCTCTCAGGTTGGAGGCACTAAGGCCACACACAATGACATGGCTGTCATCCAGGTCACAGTGTACAAGAGCCAGGGTGCATAGCACCAGCAGtcccagggacagagagagcgaggtcATGGTACactgtcagagagaggagaggacgggaGGAGAAGATATAAACATGTCCATAAGAACTTGAACTGTATTCTGAcaggagtaaagagagagaggccatggtacactgtctaagagagagagagagagagacagagagagagagagagagacagagagagagacagagagagagagagacacacatagagagagacagagagagagacagagagacagagagagagacagagagagagagagagagagagacagagagagagacagagagacagagagagagacagagagagagacagagagacagagagagagacagagagagagagagagagagagagagacagagagacagagacagagagagagagagcgagacagagagacagagagaaagagagaaagagagagagagagaaacagagaaagagagagagagagagacagagagagagagagagagagagagagagagagagagagagatagagagacagagagagagagactttactgtgagactttaaaactctataaatgTACACTCAGAACCAGAAAAGCActgtacaacagcaagcagctgacactaattgaggagtccataaacacaaacaacttctggcaaaattggaagaaaaaaaaaaaaatctaaacaagaggaattagcgatacaaaatggtgacatatggacaacc from Salmo trutta chromosome 9, fSalTru1.1, whole genome shotgun sequence includes these protein-coding regions:
- the LOC115200557 gene encoding perforin-1 — protein: MASLSLSLGLLVLFTLALVHCDLYDGHVRVWGLSASNLKGDLLSQPDPYIKVWYGTVFGGMSSILKNQANPTWPSEFNFVDIIHKSDVKLEVWDNNVGPDHLLGNCSTTIHPGTHTETCQLKKGTVYYTYSYDYSH